CATCCGCATCTCCTCGTCTTACGGCCCTAAAGGCCAGCCCGATGGCCTGGGTAGCCGAGGCACAGGCGGACATGATCACAACGTTGGGACCCCGAATGCCAAACTCCTCTGAAACAGAAGCCGTGATCCCAATCTGCTCCATATGGCCCGGAGCGCCAAGGCCCCCAACATTATGTTCCCCTTTAACGCGGACCGGGTCCAGACGGCCCTGGCTGTTCACATGCCTGGCAATTTCCGGCAGCGATATGGTGGGTATCCCCTCAGCGGAGAACAGGCCCCATCGGTTTCGATTTCCCGCGACGCTGAGCAAATCCGCATCCTTGAGCGCCGACCTGACGGCCCAACGGGCAAAGAGGGACTTCCTTGCAGTGCCCACACGGGTCTTTACGGCAAACGCCATCTCCATCCTTTTCAGGTCTTCCGGATCTATCCGGCCCGCGGCCTGAATAGGAGATGACCGACTCTGAGGGAGGGTCAAGGGCCTGATTCCTGAAACCCCGTTCAGCAGTCTCCGCCAGTTTTCCTCTACATCAATCCCAAGGGCGGTTGCCAGCCCGAGGCCTGTCACAACGACTCTCTCATCCATGAAAACGTCATGCCACCACCGGGGCGATTCCGGACCCGGCGATCAGGTTGAACTGGTTTATAAGCGGCAGGGGGTCGGAAACGGGAAAATGACGATAGATCATCCGGTCCGCCCGCGCAATAATTTCTCCATCCACATGGATCTCCGCCTGTCCCAGGGAATCGGTGCTGGTGGTTGACAGCATGCGGGACTGTACGCGTGCCTCAAAACCAGGCGCCATGGTCTGCGACGCCTCAACATCCTCCAGAAGGGTGATAATTGGCATGAACTGAAAGTCATGCGAATAGTTGATGAGCCATCCCAGGGACTGGGCCATGGTCTCAATCAAGATGGTTCCCGGCACAAGGGGTCTCTTTTCAAAATGTCCGTTCAGGAATTCCTCGGAAAGGGAAAAGACCTTGATCCCCTCCATGAACTCGCCCTTGGTGATTTTGACGATCCGGTCGCAGAATAAGAAACGCATGCCAATCATTCCTCGGGTTTGAAATCGATCATCGCAACGCTGTCACGATGGCCGCATATCCAACTGCCTCAACCCTTCGGAGACAGGATGAAACAGAATTCGCCTTATCGGCAGGCGCTGATGACCAGTGACGCACTTTGTCCTTGATGCCCCCGGGTATTGATCAGGACATGCTCGGGTGATTTCACCTGGGCCTTTTCACAAATCAGGTTTAGGGGAGGGGGATATTCCGAGCGACCCACGGGCAGCGTTGGTGGGATTGTACCCTTTTGGATCACATGGACACCCAGTATCGCATCTACCACTGGCGATGCCGCGACCAGATCTCCCAGCGCGCCTTTTGAGGCGTATGCAACGATGCGTCTGCCTGCATCTGAGAAAAGCCTGCGAATCGCATCGTTCTCATTTCTGTCTCCTGGAGTGCCGTCTCCATGGGCTATAATCAGATCGACCGAGGTCGGGTTAATCCCTGCATCGGTCACTGCCTTTTCCATGGCCCTTTGAACGGCCCCGGAGGTAGGCCAGGGCCTTTCTCCTTGCCGTTCAACCGCCGACCCGAAGCCCGACACCTCGGCCAGAAACGGCACGCCCCTCTTTTCGGCGCCGACACGGGATTCCAGAACCATCACCCCGCACCCTTCTCCCAAGACAGGCCCCGTTCCTTCGTCGCATGAAGAGATACACGCCTTTTGCATCAGCGGTGGATCTGTTGACAGCAAATCCGACGAGGAGTTGCGGGTAAGACTCAATGGCGATATTTTTTCACTCACGCCCCCTGCCAGGGCAGCGGCCGCTTTTCCTTCCCTGATGGCGTGCATGCCTTCCGCAACGGCCCGGGCGCCGGCATCCCCATAAGGTGCAAATACGGCATTTTCGCCTTTGATACCGAAGGTTATCCCCAATTGACACAACGTCATGTTGTTTAGGATGGAGAGTGGCCAGAGCGGGTGGATCTCCCGGTATCCGGAGCTGAAAAACGCATCATGATTGAACCATCCGTCACGGTCCAGACAGACACGAATCGCCGGAAGAAGCTCCTCGAATTCATAATCCAGATGTCCCATCCCTACAAAGAGGCCCACAGAACTGTCGCCAACGGCACATGGGTCCAGATCGCCGTTCACAAGGGCTTCCCTTGCGGCCTTCATGAGCATGAGGCCCTGAAGTCGCATCACCCGTGCATCCCTGGGGTGAATGACCACATCCGAGGGGTCCATATGGCGAATCTGTGCGGCCATTCGATACCCAAAGGTTTGCGGATCAAGGCCCGAAACAGACCGGATGCCCGTGTTCCCCGCTGACAGGGCGCTGTAGGTTTCAGCGGCGGTAGCCCCCAGGGACGTTACCATCCCTACGCCTGTGACAACGACCTTTTCCACAAAAAGCTTCCTTTCGAGTTCCTCCTCCTGGCCCGATCAGCCGGGCCAGGGAAAAGACGATCAGGACATCTTTTGGATACAGAGGCACCCGTTCTGCCCCCCGAAGCCGAAGGAATTTGAGATAGCCACGGAATGCTCCCTGTGGACGGCCTGGTTGGGCACAACCCATAGATCGCACTTGGGGTCGGGATGGGTCTGGTTGATCGTGGGGAGTATCAGGGAACGGTGCATTCCCATGAGCGTCAGGATCAATTCAATGGGTCCGGCCGAGGCAATGCAATGCCCCAGCATGGATTTGTTGGAACTGACAGGCATCTCCTTTGCCCTCGGGCCAAACACCATCTTGATGGCTTTGCTTTCGCTGATATCGTTTTTGACGGTGGATGTCCCGTGGGCATTGACATACTGAATATCCTCGGGGGTCAGCCCTGCATCGGCAACGGCCTTTCGCATGGCCAGTATGGCGCCTTGGCCCCGGGGATCGGAATCCGTAATTCGATAGGCATCCGACGAACTCCCGTATCCAAGGATTTCTCCCAGAATGGGGGCGCCTCGCCGGCGGGCATGATCAAAATCCTCGAGGATCAGGGCCGCCGCCCCTTCAGACAGGACGAACCCGTTCCGTTTACGGTCAAAGGGACGCGATGCGGTCTGCGGCGTTTCATACCGGGTGGCCACGGCGCCCAATAGGATAAACCCCAGGAGCCCGATAAGATTGAGCGTTGACTCGCAACCCCCGGCCATCATGATATCGCAATCACCTTCCTGGATCATTCGGAACGCCTCGCCGACGGCCTGCGCGCCGGCCGCGCATGCAGACGTGCTGGAGAGATTCGGACCCCTGCAGTCAAAAAGCCGGGCAACGATTGCCGGGGTCATGTCCGGTTTTCTGCGATAGAAACGGAGAAGGTTATAGCCCCCTTCCCTTGCCAGGCCTTTCAGATCCCAACGACCCTTTCCGTCGTAAAATCGGTGGAGCCATACAACCTCTTCAAGGGAAGGATCTTCGCCGTAAGACCCGATGAAGACGCCGATTCGTTCACGCTGAGACACCTTGTGAAGCCCGGCGTGAAGGGCGGCTTCTCCTGCGGCAACGCTCATCAGCCGGATGCCCCTTGAGGCATACTTCAGCAGCCTTCTGTGGTTACCGAAGCCATCTTCCCGGATCCAGTCATCATTGACCTGCCCCGCAATCCGGCAGGGGAGGCCTGTTGCATCAAAGGCCGTGATATGGTCAATTCCGGAGTTTCCCCGGCAACAGCCTTCAAAGGTGTCAGCGGCATTTCGGCCCAGGGGGGTGATCATTCCGTGGCCGGTGATCGCAACCCTCCTTTTGAAGGGCGTTTTCCCATGTTCAAACGATATCAGAAGAGCCGCTCCTTTTCCTGAACCCCCTTTAACCAGTCAATGACCAGGTCGTCGCCGCTCTTATAGGACGCGGCCGCGCCGCAGGACCCGCAGAGGATATGGGTCCCGTCCTCGGTTTTCCACATCCCGTGGCCACAGGCGGGACAGGTTTCGGGCAGGCTGTCAAGGATATCCAAAACATTGTTGACCAGCGAATCCACTGTGACCAGGTGGACCACCTCATCCATGTCCATGCCGGGCATCAGAAAATCCGGGTCGCCGTCGAACCTCAGCCTCAACAACTTGACCGCCTCGGCGGTCAAGCACCCGTTCTCATCGATGGCCTTCCCTTCTCCGAACATCTCCTCAGCATGCTCCAGAACAAAATGGCGGGCCATTTTAAACCCGAATGTCTGTTCCAGGTGATAGCTGATGTCGAGGAAGTCCAGGGATTCCGCGCCAAGATCACGGGTTAATACGCTTGCCGCCAGAATAGACGCCTGATCTACGCCGAGGGCGCTTGAAATGGCGCTTTTCACTTCCTCATATACCCTGTCCCGTCCAATGATTTCCTGATTCACAAAACACCTCCAACTGAAAACTTATGGCCCAATGTGCCTCAAGAGGCCGTTGCTCAACCCTTTATCCACCACCAGGGTCTGGCCCACGATCCCCCTGCTTTCGTGCCCACACAGAAATATTACCACATCCGCGATCTCTTCAGCGGTTACAAACAACCCTTCAGGGAGACGATCGATCCCATCCCAGTACATCCTCAGGGTTTTGAAAGAATCGGTCCTGGCAATCCCCCCGCAAACCCCGTTTACGGAAATACCCTTTTCCCGCAAACTTTCCGAACAATCGCGAACCACGGACTCCATGGCCGCTTTCATGCTTCCAAGAGGATACGAAGGATTATGGAACCGACTGCCCAGACTGGAAATAAAGACAATTTTTCCTTTGGTTTTCTCGAGCAGGGAAATGGATTCCTGGATACAGAAGATATGTCCCAGATAATTGGTGTATACCAGGTCTCGCAGTTCCCGCTCAAACAGTCTTTCAAACGGCTTAAAGGGCGCCCTGGCGGCATTGAGGATCAAAAAATCAAGATGCCCAAAATGCGTTTCCGTGTCAATTATAGCCTTATGTACCGACTTCTTCTGGGAGATATCAAGGTTGAGCAATAGGGCCCGGCCGCCCCCCCCGCGGATTTCATTACAGAGCCTTTTTCCTTTGGCCTCCGAAGAACCACCTTCTTTTCTATGCGTGATAACGACGTCGGCACCAAGCGCGGAGAACGTTCTTGCAATGACACTTCCGATGCCCCGCGAGCTTCCTGTGATCAGGGCCACCTTTTCCTGAAAGGGATGTTCTCTCATGTTTGCGCGTTCAATCTTGACACCCCTTTGGAAAAGCGAAATCGCTTCGAGGGGTCAAGATTCTTGACTCCCGTCATATTGGGCTGGCCGGTCCAGGCAAAACGTAAGTGGTCACAGGGGGCCTTTCAGGGCCTCTCCTCCCGTTATCAGATGCGGCAAAGCATTAAAACGACAGCAGGCAAACCGTCTGATCCTATTGCTCACCTTCCATTTCACGCAAACGTTTTTCCAGCTCGCGCACCCGGCGGTGGATGTCCGGAAGCTCAGGAAGAAGATGGTATGCCCTCAGCGCCTTGATGACAGGGATTGCAGGATATCCGGCCCAACGCCCGGGACCGATATCGCGAACCACCCCGGATTGCGCCCCGACCATGGTTCCCGGTTTGAGTTCCACGTGGTCGCTGACGCCCACCTGTCCCGCCAGCACACAATGGGCGCCCATGCGAACGCTTCCCGATATTCCGGTCTGGCCAACGATAATGCAGTGCTGACCGATCTCGGAATTATGACCGATCTGGACCTGGTTGTCTATCTTGACGCCTGCAAGGATGCGGGTGGCCCCCAGGGTTGCCCGGTCAATGGTGCAATTGGCGCCGATCTCCACATCATCTCCGATCTCCACACGGCCCATCTGAGGGATTTTTTCCAGTTCCCCCGAGTCAAGGGGGAGATAGCCAAAACCGTCGGAGCCGATGACCGTACCCCCGTGTATGCGGACCCTTTTCCCGATGATCGTTCCCGGATAAACGGTCACGTTCGGAAAGATCTCGGTCCCCTCGCCGATGCGGCTCCCCTGGCCGACGCAGACGTTGGCATGGATCCGGCAGCCGTCATCAATGATGACGTCATCCTCTATTATCGCTCCTGGCCCAACGGAAATCCCAGAGCCCAAATCGGCCCTTGAAGAAACGACTGCGCGATCATGGATAAGGAACTTCCTGTCCGGTTCCGGGTAAAAAAGATGAAGGAGCCGGACAAACGCCTGTTTGGGTCGGGCCACCCGGATCATGTTTTCGGTCGTGCTGTCGGTTTCCATGGGCAGGACAAAGGCCGATGCCCGGCTTTCCCGGATTCGGGCCGCCGCCTTGGCATCAAATACAACGGCAATGTCTCCCGGGGCCGCTTCCTCCATCGGCATAATCCTGTTCACCCACAGCGCCGGGTCGCCAAAGAGCCGGCCTTCCAGGTATCCTGCGATGTCTGCCAGAGAGAAGCGCTTCATTGTCCTCGCCGCCTGCGCCTTTGGATGGCCCTTTCCAGAATCAGGCGAGCCGCTCTTTCAATGCCGCCCTTTTCCCCAAGCGCTGAACACACCGAAGCCAGCGCTTGTTTCATCCGATCCTGCCTTGCCGAATCCTGAAGAATGTCCCAGGCCTCGTTCGCAACCTCCGCTGGGACGACCTCTGATTGAATAAACTCCGGAACGATTTTTTTGCCGGCCAGGAGATTCGGAAGCCCCACGGTCTTGGATTCGATCAGGCCCGTCATTTCCAGTAGATCCACGGTGATCCAGGTTGAAAGGGAGACCTGATAGAGAATGATCATGGGCAACCCCATCAGGGCGGCCTCCAACGTAGCGGTTCCCGAACAGAGAATAACCATGTCGCAGGCGGGCATGGCGGTTCGGCTGTCATTGCTCAGATGGATACATCGGTTCAGTCCTGCCTTCCGAATCTGGTATTTGAGCCCCATCTCGAAGCAGGTATCGGCTATGGGGATAACAAATTCCGCATCGGAATCCCTGGACAGGATGTGACGGGCCACATCCAGGAGGACCGGGGTCATCCTTTCCAATTCATGCCGGCGACTCCCCGGAAGGAGCCCCACAACGCATCTTCCATTGCCAAGGCCCAGCGATTTTCTAGCCTCATCCCGCTGCGTCGGGTAAATGGTTTCTATCCGATCCCTGAGATAATGTCCAACAAAAGCGGTTTGGCCGCCTGCTTCATGGTAGGTCAATTCCTCCTTTTCAAACGACGTCA
This sequence is a window from Deltaproteobacteria bacterium. Protein-coding genes within it:
- a CDS encoding beta-ketoacyl-[acyl-carrier-protein] synthase family protein is translated as MITPLGRNAADTFEGCCRGNSGIDHITAFDATGLPCRIAGQVNDDWIREDGFGNHRRLLKYASRGIRLMSVAAGEAALHAGLHKVSQRERIGVFIGSYGEDPSLEEVVWLHRFYDGKGRWDLKGLAREGGYNLLRFYRRKPDMTPAIVARLFDCRGPNLSSTSACAAGAQAVGEAFRMIQEGDCDIMMAGGCESTLNLIGLLGFILLGAVATRYETPQTASRPFDRKRNGFVLSEGAAALILEDFDHARRRGAPILGEILGYGSSSDAYRITDSDPRGQGAILAMRKAVADAGLTPEDIQYVNAHGTSTVKNDISESKAIKMVFGPRAKEMPVSSNKSMLGHCIASAGPIELILTLMGMHRSLILPTINQTHPDPKCDLWVVPNQAVHREHSVAISNSFGFGGQNGCLCIQKMS
- a CDS encoding SDR family oxidoreductase; translation: MREHPFQEKVALITGSSRGIGSVIARTFSALGADVVITHRKEGGSSEAKGKRLCNEIRGGGGRALLLNLDISQKKSVHKAIIDTETHFGHLDFLILNAARAPFKPFERLFERELRDLVYTNYLGHIFCIQESISLLEKTKGKIVFISSLGSRFHNPSYPLGSMKAAMESVVRDCSESLREKGISVNGVCGGIARTDSFKTLRMYWDGIDRLPEGLFVTAEEIADVVIFLCGHESRGIVGQTLVVDKGLSNGLLRHIGP
- the lpxD gene encoding UDP-3-O-(3-hydroxymyristoyl)glucosamine N-acyltransferase; translation: MKRFSLADIAGYLEGRLFGDPALWVNRIMPMEEAAPGDIAVVFDAKAAARIRESRASAFVLPMETDSTTENMIRVARPKQAFVRLLHLFYPEPDRKFLIHDRAVVSSRADLGSGISVGPGAIIEDDVIIDDGCRIHANVCVGQGSRIGEGTEIFPNVTVYPGTIIGKRVRIHGGTVIGSDGFGYLPLDSGELEKIPQMGRVEIGDDVEIGANCTIDRATLGATRILAGVKIDNQVQIGHNSEIGQHCIIVGQTGISGSVRMGAHCVLAGQVGVSDHVELKPGTMVGAQSGVVRDIGPGRWAGYPAIPVIKALRAYHLLPELPDIHRRVRELEKRLREMEGEQ
- the lpxB gene encoding lipid-A-disaccharide synthase, which codes for MPSKTDRNIKIFLSAGEVSGDLIGASLTSALQDVCPGVSIWGIGGTRMEKAGVSILYKTNHMGAVGISEPMVTIPHVFRSFNRIRSYVAESRPDVAVLIGYDFFNLVLSRWLRTKKVLTVSYFPPQIWIWKGIAAIIARSYDWILTSFEKEELTYHEAGGQTAFVGHYLRDRIETIYPTQRDEARKSLGLGNGRCVVGLLPGSRRHELERMTPVLLDVARHILSRDSDAEFVIPIADTCFEMGLKYQIRKAGLNRCIHLSNDSRTAMPACDMVILCSGTATLEAALMGLPMIILYQVSLSTWITVDLLEMTGLIESKTVGLPNLLAGKKIVPEFIQSEVVPAEVANEAWDILQDSARQDRMKQALASVCSALGEKGGIERAARLILERAIQRRRRRGQ